The DNA segment tgagctgaaaggaaaatatacttacctgcagcatatatggccagtatggaggtgcctctcgcgctctaacgcacacaccatcctacTGGTTCGAGACAGCTGCACACCTCATAGGTGAGGTCTATAAGTACACAGATGAACTTGTAGACGGGTTGTAAACCAGAAGAGAGTGCCATAGAGTCGATCTCATCTTTCATATGTAGTTGTGTCCTGGAGATGTTATTATAACAGTTGcctcatcattgctgttaaggatttgcttttttatgttctccttctgaagctcagttggctttgaaaaacttgtacctgagctggacagcctctgcttcttagtggaatgaaacctgacttggtgttcgattttcttgtttgcaggctcccttgatgtgtggggcatttcttgcttcttagtgccttcataaatcttcagtacagggtccaaaagcttgctggccttgttgtgcacttcTTGAGGAATTTCTTGCTCTGCGACATACTCTTTGAGCAATTCCATCTTGGCCAAGACCAAGTCAGATTTTGTCATGCTTGTAGaggcttctgctgtttgaacacTTTCCAAAATGTGGAAAGCCTCGTTTGCCTTTGAATTGGATGACACTGCTTCAGTAGCTTTCAGGATCTTCTGATCTCTTCCTTCAGGTGCGCCAGCGATGACCACACAGTGAATGTGTTTGCAGATCGTCAAGCTCATTCGGTGCTCCTCACAATCACATGAATAGCTATGCACACACaccatgcactcgctgcacttcagagggcagcaggcACTACCTTTCTCTTTTGAAATCATGTATGTGAGGCCTCTTGTGGACTGGGATTGCACAGTCCATGTTCCATCTTCATTCCTCTTGGCAGGCGTAGTAATTGCCACAGCAGATCTGTGGTTCTTCTCGATCCGGCTCATCTTGCTCGTTCTCTTTGCTTTCACAATGTGTTGTACCCTCTTCATCAAAGACTCGTATGTCATGTCCATCAGTGCAGTGATGAGCCTGTCAACACGATGATTCTTCTTACCTTCCAGGAAACTATGCTTTAAAGTCCTGTGCATCCTTTCAAGATACATGTTTGTGTTGATGCCAAGTCCAGTTCGAAAACTGTAGGCCCACATCTCCAGGCGGTGAGCATAATTTCCTCTGAAGTACTGAATAAACTCCTGAAGCCTGGGATCTTTGTTGGCAAGAAATGACTCGAGAAGCTCAGCCACTTCGTCCTTTTTTGGGCACTCTAGCAGTGTACGAACAGCATGGTAAACATCTACTgcgagttcttttccttttatcttctCAGAAATCCTTCGCTTCCAGCTTTTGTCCACATGCCATGTGCAGAGTAGTCGATGTTGAGGTGGGCCCATGACTGTTGACCAGGCCTTGAAGTATTCGGATGCATCATCTGTCATGAAAGTTCTAGCTGACAGGGCTCCTGTGGAGGACTTCAGGGATTCAAAGAATGCTGATAGGGTTTTCTCATTAATCGTGCTGCAGATGAAGTAAGCCATAGGCAATCCTGCTCCATATTCATCCAGCACCAGAACAGTCACCAGTTCAAATTGGTACCCCGTTGTTCCATGTGTGGAATCAACACAGACTGTTCCTGTACCTAGaactttcagcagctcttcctgTGGCTCCGTCATTAAGGCAAGAGCAAAGTCTTTTGTACTAAAGGTATTCGTTGGGTCAACAACTGCCTGCTCTTTGTACAAGCGAACAACAGGTTGCCCCTTGTTCCTCATGCTTTGCACCCATATGCTTACACTCATAGCATCATTATCATGACATCTTTCAGGAACTGTGAGGTTATATTGCCGCTTGATGTTGTGCAAGTCCATGCGATTTGTCAAATGCAGAGGAGTTAGCTTGCTTGTCACCGATTcccttattttcttcaatattgtcctcatgggcactcctttcgaaaggtcatccgcaatgcttgccctttcctggtcagtcatactcaggtgttcaacatctgcatcatgcccataatgcgtccTTTGGTACGATACCTTGACAGTACCCTCGTCTCTAGTAACGATCAGAAAAGAAAGGCATGTCCTGCCGCTCCTGCAGCTtccctgacttttcatcgcacgaGTCTTGTTGCCTCGACCTGGTCGTGCCACTCCTGACCTGTTGCAAGCGTAGTAGGTCCTCGTACATTCGTTGGTGAGCCTTTTTTCACCTGTGGATATTACGAACTTGCACACCTGGCtcgc comes from the Amblyomma americanum isolate KBUSLIRL-KWMA chromosome 1, ASM5285725v1, whole genome shotgun sequence genome and includes:
- the LOC144111111 gene encoding uncharacterized protein LOC144111111, translating into MASVFPNQSERQPEHGDHDLHHDRRCGVCDKVFTQRKNMLQHMRMVHKLETKGALLRCDQCSSLLSTLENLVHHYNVAHKFPAENLQLSFGNDKEFHDWKGQEEASQVCKFVISTGEKRLTNECTRTYYACNRSGVARPGRGNKTRAMKSQGSCRSGRTCLSFLIVTRDEGTVKVSYQRTHYGHDADVEHLSMTDQERASIADDLSKGVPMRTILKKIRESVTSKLTPLHLTNRMDLHNIKRQYNLTVPERCHDNDAMSVSIWVQSMRNKGQPVVRLYKEQAVVDPTNTFSTKDFALALMTEPQEELLKVLGTGTVCVDSTHGTTGYQFELVTVLVLDEYGAGLPMAYFICSTINEKTLSAFFESLKSSTGALSARTFMTDDASEYFKAWSTVMGPPQHRLLCTWHVDKSWKRRISEKIKGKELAVDVYHAVRTLLECPKKDEVAELLESFLANKDPRLQEFIQYFRGNYAHRLEMWAYSFRTGLGINTNMYLERMHRTLKHSFLEGKKNHRVDRLITALMDMTYESLMKRVQHIVKAKRTSKMSRIEKNHRSAVAITTPAKRNEDGTWTVQSQSTRGLTYMISKEKGSACCPLKCSECMVCVHSYSCDCEEHRMSLTICKHIHCVVIAGAPEGRDQKILKATEAVSSNSKANEAFHILESVQTAEASTSMTKSDLVLAKMELLKEYVAEQEIPQEVHNKASKLLDPVLKIYEGTKKQEMPHTSREPANKKIEHQVRFHSTKKQRLSSSGTSFSKPTELQKENIKKQILNSNDEATVIITSPGHNYI